In a single window of the Cucumis melo cultivar AY chromosome 11, USDA_Cmelo_AY_1.0, whole genome shotgun sequence genome:
- the LOC127143960 gene encoding pectinesterase inhibitor-like: MTNNSCIVIVSLIGVLLFTIISNVASSNDVVSTICPKTSNPPFCSSVLKSAGTADLKGLVVYTLNLAHTNARKSLTLAKSLATTTTNPQLKQRYSSCAESYDEAVGDIENAQKDLALGDFNAVNIVTSGAMTEIDDCQDKFAQPPKDTSLLLKNGKTLNDICSIILSNEKAVGDIENAKSNLAIRDSNGVDMTTYGIMTVVDDG; the protein is encoded by the exons atgacCAATAACTCTTGTATCGTCATTGTCTCTCTCATTGGAGTTCTTTTGTTCACCATCATTTCAAATGTGGCATCATCTAACGACGTCGTTTCCACCATCTGTCCAAAAACTTCAAACCCGCCGTTTTGTTCAAGTGTGTTGAAATCTGCAGGCACTGCAGATCTAAAAGGCTTGGTTGTATACACCTTAAACCTTGCCCATACAAATGCTCGCAAATCTTTGACCTTAGCCAAGTCACTTGCAACAACCACCACCAATCCTCAACTTAAGCAACGATATTCGTCTTGTGCTGAGAGCTATGATGAAGCTGTTGGTGACattgaaaatgcccaaaagGACTTGGCACTTGGTGACTTTAATGCTGTCAATATTGTAACTTCTGGTGCCATGACAGAGATTGACGACTGTCAGGATAAGTTCGCGCAGCCGCCGAAGGATACGTCGTTGCTTTTGAAGAATGGCAAGACTCTAAACGATATATGcagcattattttg AGCAACGAGAAGGCCGTGGGCGATATTGAGAATGCTAAAAGTAATTTGGCCATTAGAGATTCCAATGGTGTCGATATGACAACTTATGGCATCATGACAGTGGTCGACGACGGTTAA
- the LOC127143959 gene encoding pectinesterase inhibitor-like has protein sequence MANNSCLVIVSLIGVLLFTNNVASSTYVVSTICPKTSNPPFCSSVLKSAGTTDLKGLVVYTLNFVHTNARKSLTLASLLEKTTLNPQLKQRYSSCAESYDEAIGDIENAQKDLVLGDFNGVNIVTSGAMTGIDDCQDKLAQPPKDMSLLLKNGKTLNDICSIILVISNLL, from the coding sequence atggcCAATAACTCTTGTCTCGTTATTGTCTCTCTCATTGGAGTTCTTTTGTTCACTAACAACGTGGCATCATCTACTTATGTCGTTTCCACCATCTGTCCAAAAACCTCAAATCCACCATTTTGTTCAAGTGTGTTGAAATCTGCAGGCACTACAGATTTAAAAGGCTTGGTTGTATACACCTTAAACTTTGTCCATACAAATGCTCGCAAATCTTTGACCCTAGCCAGCTTACTAGAAAAAACCACCCTCAATCCTCAACTTAAGCAACGATATTCGTCTTGTGCTGAGAGCTATGATGAAGCTATTGGAGATattgaaaatgcccaaaaagACTTGGTACTTGGTGACTTTAACGGTGTCAATATTGTAACTTCTGGTGCTATGACAGGGATTGACGACTGTCAAGATAAGTTGGCGCAGCCACCAAAGGATATGTCGTTGCTTTTGAAGAATGGCAAGACTCTAAATGATATATGcagcattattttggttatatccaaTCTTCTTTGA